Genomic window (Melioribacteraceae bacterium):
TTAACAACCGGAGAAGTTGTTGATCAATATCTTTTATCAGCCAAGCAGAAAGGAAAAAAAACAATCACCAATATTGTTTATATGGGTATGGGTGAACCGCTACTAAACTATGAAACAACTATTAAATCCGCTGAAATATTTACACATGAACTTACTAAAGGATTAAGCCGCACTCGTATCACAATTTCAACCGCGGGCATACCACATAAAATTGTTGAGCTTGCAGATTCCGGTTTTCGGGTGAAACTTGCTCTTTCACTTCATTCTCCATTTGAAGAGATCAGGACTAAAATTATGCCTATCAATAAAAAATATTCATTGAAAGAGAATATTGAGGCGCTTAAATATTATGCGAGAGTCACAAAGACAAGAATTACTTTTGAATATACTATGCTTAAAAGTATTAATGATCGCAATGAGGACGTTAGAGCGTTGACAAAATTATGCTCTCAACTCCCATCTAAAATAAATATTATTCCTTTTAACAGCATTAAACATATGAGTCCTGGCGGGATATCATCCGAACTTGAACCAACTTCATATACCGAAATTTTAGCATTTGCCAACAA
Coding sequences:
- the rlmN gene encoding 23S rRNA (adenine(2503)-C(2))-methyltransferase RlmN; the encoded protein is MSENSKKVELKGMTLGELRNYFESIGESKFRGEQLFNWVYNHLIFDFEQMNNMPKELRQKLSLICKLDSLKLVSVQDSANTKTEKYLFQTEDNRKIESVIIPDKDRNTLCISTQVGCPLDCKFCATGLMGYKRNLTTGEVVDQYLLSAKQKGKKTITNIVYMGMGEPLLNYETTIKSAEIFTHELTKGLSRTRITISTAGIPHKIVELADSGFRVKLALSLHSPFEEIRTKIMPINKKYSLKENIEALKYYARVTKTRITFEYTMLKSINDRNEDVRALTKLCSQLPSKINIIPFNSIKHMSPGGISSELEPTSYTEILAFANKLRNNNLTVMIRDTQGDDIAAACGQLAVKVN